The genomic region ACATCGCCAGCCTTAACCTCGGAACCAATTTGAACAATTCCGTTCTCGTCCAAATGACGCAAACTTTCCTCGGAAACGTTTGGAATATCGCGCGTCACAATCTCTGGACCAAGCTTCGTCTCACGAACCTCAACGGTGTAATCCTTAATGTTAATGCTTGTCAATCGATCATCTTCAACCAAACGACGGCTCATGATAATCGCATCTTCCATATTGTAGCCACCCCATGGCATGAAGGCAACCAGAAGGTTTTTACCTAGAGCAATTTCACCGCCAGCAATTGAAGCGCCTTCAATCAGAATGTCGCCCTTCTTCACCTTGTCGCCACGCTCAACGCGGACTTTTTGATTGTAACAACGATCGTCATTGTTCTTCACGAAATGCTTCAATGTGTAAATCTTTACGCCGTCAGCATATTTAACATGAACTTCGTCAGCGTCAGCGCGAACAACTTCGCCGTCACCACTAGCCTGAATCAAGTGACCACTATTCTCAGCCACAGCCTTCTCAATTCCAGTACCGACAGTTGCAGATTCTGGACACAATAGAGGAACCGCCTGGCGTTGCATGTTTGAACCAGTCAAAGCACGGTCAACGCGCGTCTTTTCAATAAACGGAACCAGCGCCGCAGTTGAACCTAAAATCTGACGGTGAGCTGCGTCCATGAATGTAACTTGATTAGCATCAACTTGCGATGGCTGCATGTTACTACGGGCGTTAACGCGCTCGTCGCGGAAAGTTCCGTCTTCGTTAAGAGCCTCACCAGCGTCAGCGATAACCTCGCCAATTTCCTGTGAAGCATCCAAGTAAACAAGTTCATCAGTCACTTTGCCGTCTTTCACGCGAAGATATGGAGTCTCAATAAATCCATATTCATTAACGCGTGCGTAAGCCGCCAAGTTCAACACCAAACCAATATTCGCACCTTCTGGCGTTTCCACCGAACAGATGCGGCCATAGTGAGTTGGGTGGGCGTCGCGAACCTCAAATCCAGCGCGCTCACGAGTCAAACCGCCAGGACCAGTCGAGCTCAAGCGTCGCTTGTGGCTCAATTCTGACAATGGGTTAACTTCGTCAAGTAGCTGCGACAGCTGGCTTGAAGTAAAGAATTCACGAACAGCCGCAACAATTGGACGAGCGTTGATCAATTGACTTGGGCTAACACTTTCCAAATCAGCCACGCTCATACGATCCATCGCATTGCGCTGCATTCGAAGCATACCAACGCGGAATTGTCGGGCAATCAATTCACCAACCAAGCGAACTCGGCGGTTGCTCAATGCGTCAATGTCGTCAGCTGGCTCTTGCGTATTGTTCAAGCGAATAACTTCACGCAAAATCGCCACCAAATCGCTCATCTGCAACGTACGATTTTCTGCTGTATTTGCAACATCCAGACCCAAGCGTTGGTTCAATTTATAACGACCAACCCGCGAATAATCAAACCGCTTGAAGTCAAAGAACATTCGCTCAATCATCTGACGAGCGTTATCAACTGTCGCCAAATCGCCTGGACGCAATCGACGATAAACCTCAATCAACGCCTCATTGGCACCGCGAGAAGTATCCTTGTCCAAAGTTTCGTCAATGTATTTTACGTCGCCAGTATCAATATCAGCGAACAATTCCTTAATTTCGCTAGTCTTTGGATAGCCCAAAGCGCGCAACAAAGTCGTTGCTGGCATCTTGCGGCGGCGGTCAATTTTTACGTAAATCGCGCCGTTAGAAGCCGTCTCAAATTCCATCCAAGCTCCACGTCCTGGAATGATTTTTGCGCCGTAGTAATTACGTCCCGCTACTGTTTCAGCAGTGAAGAAAACACCAGCAGAGCGAATCAACTGGCTAACAACCACGCGCTCCGTACCGTTGATAATGAATGTACCGCGCTCGGTCATCCATGGATATTCACCGAGGTAAATTTCCTGCTCTTCAACTACACCGGTTGTCTTGTTTGTCAATTCAACTGTTGCGTGCAATGGAGCCTCAAATGTCAAGTTGTTTTCCTTGGCAAATTGGTCAGTGTTTTTTGGCTCGCCAAAATAGTATTTGCCGAACTTTAATGACAACTTCTGACCGGTATAGTCGTCAATTGGATTAATTTCTGAAAATATCTCACTCAAACCTTCTTCGACGAACCAGCGCCAAGAATCTTTTTGGTGAGCGATTAAGTTTGGTAGCGGCAGGGCATTATCACCAGAGGTGAAATAGACGCGCTCGCTACTTGTGGTTGGTTTTTTTGCCACAGGCGTAAACACTCCTCGCTTTAATTAGTGGTTAATAGACGGCCGTGAAGATCTCTAATTCATAGCCCAAAATCACGATTTGCCACTCGCAATTTTCACCCGCCATGAATACACTACTTCTATAACTACTCATTATGACGAAAAGTGTCAATAAAATCAAGGGGTTTTACTAGTGTTTTTCAATATTATCAATCAACATATCATGAACTTCGTCAATCGTCCCGTCAGCAGAAATTACTGAAATTCCATACGCCTCGGCAATTTCCAAATATCCATCGTCGACTTTTTTCTGAAAATCTTGCCCACGCGACTCAAAAGTGTCGGGATTTTTCAACTCGCCGCGCATAGAAATTCGCTCTTCCCGCTTATCACGGCTCAGACTCAAAATAATCATAACATCTGGCTTCAAGTATTTTTCATCGGTGAATAATTCTGTTAATCGCAGAATCTCCGACTCGTCGTAACCTTCGCCTCGCCCCTGATAAACCAGCGTTGAGATATAATTTCTCGCGCTCAAAACAATCTCCCCACGTTCCAACGCAGGCTGAATTTTTTCCCGCCACAATTCACGCCGAGCTGCAGAAAATAGTGCCACATTCACCGCCGCAGAGCGCGCCAAATCGCCATTTTTAATAACTTTTCGAAGTTCATTTGCTATCGGAGTTGATTTTTCTGGATCATCACTTCCCGGCTCTTCAATCACGCAAACCGTTCGCCCGATTGACCGAAAATATTCCGCCAATTTCGCGACCTGCGTCGACTTGCCTGTCCCGTCATTGCCCTCGATAACTATATATTTTCCCGCGTCGCTCATCATCACCTCGTAATTACAATGTGCGGCTTCTTCAGATAAAGCATCATCTTTTTCGCCTTGCCGTCAACTTTTATAAAATGCGTGTGCTGATGCGCCATTGACCTGGTTTTACTTCCTTGAGCTCGAGCATAAATTGAATAGCCACTAGATTCAAACCTAGCAATCTGATTCATATAGTCAATTTTTTCCTCATCGCTCAAATTTGCCAATGAATCCACGTGCCGTTTCGGTATCACCATCAAATGGTCGTCCACGCCACAGCCATCCCAAAAATTATAACCAAATCTGTTCTTGATAATCAGACAATGCGCAGTTTCACCAACAACCTGATCTGTGTGATGCTTTACCAATTGACAAAAATCACAGCCGTCAGACTTATGTTTTTTTCTGTGATCGATATATTCTTTTTCCTTCGTTCGCGATCGAAACATTGAACCTGCCATCATCACAAAATCCCCTCGCCAAGTCCCGCGATTTCCATCGGTTTATGTCGACGATCCTTAAACGCCCGCGGCAACATCATTTCTGGACGCCAAGTTTTTATCAATTCATCCAAATCGTCAGTGTGCTGATATTTGCCGCTCATTCCACCGCGTCCACTAGCATATCCGCCATCAACCTGACCAGTGTGATGAAAAATCAATTGCCCAATTCTCTCACCGACAGGCAAAACTACGCTCTCGTGCTTGTTCAAATTGTAAATCTCAAGCGTAATCCGATTGATATATCCTGGATCAACCCAGCCAGCATCAAAACACACCGCAACGCCGTTTCGCCCCCAAGAGCTACGACTTTTCACCTCGGCCGCGCCGCCATGCGTCCGAATCCCAACAAATTCGTGCGT from Candidatus Nanosynbacter sp. HMT-352 harbors:
- the tmk gene encoding dTMP kinase, whose protein sequence is MMSDAGKYIVIEGNDGTGKSTQVAKLAEYFRSIGRTVCVIEEPGSDDPEKSTPIANELRKVIKNGDLARSAAVNVALFSAARRELWREKIQPALERGEIVLSARNYISTLVYQGRGEGYDESEILRLTELFTDEKYLKPDVMIILSLSRDKREERISMRGELKNPDTFESRGQDFQKKVDDGYLEIAEAYGISVISADGTIDEVHDMLIDNIEKH
- the rpoB gene encoding DNA-directed RNA polymerase subunit beta, producing the protein MAKKPTTSSERVYFTSGDNALPLPNLIAHQKDSWRWFVEEGLSEIFSEINPIDDYTGQKLSLKFGKYYFGEPKNTDQFAKENNLTFEAPLHATVELTNKTTGVVEEQEIYLGEYPWMTERGTFIINGTERVVVSQLIRSAGVFFTAETVAGRNYYGAKIIPGRGAWMEFETASNGAIYVKIDRRRKMPATTLLRALGYPKTSEIKELFADIDTGDVKYIDETLDKDTSRGANEALIEVYRRLRPGDLATVDNARQMIERMFFDFKRFDYSRVGRYKLNQRLGLDVANTAENRTLQMSDLVAILREVIRLNNTQEPADDIDALSNRRVRLVGELIARQFRVGMLRMQRNAMDRMSVADLESVSPSQLINARPIVAAVREFFTSSQLSQLLDEVNPLSELSHKRRLSSTGPGGLTRERAGFEVRDAHPTHYGRICSVETPEGANIGLVLNLAAYARVNEYGFIETPYLRVKDGKVTDELVYLDASQEIGEVIADAGEALNEDGTFRDERVNARSNMQPSQVDANQVTFMDAAHRQILGSTAALVPFIEKTRVDRALTGSNMQRQAVPLLCPESATVGTGIEKAVAENSGHLIQASGDGEVVRADADEVHVKYADGVKIYTLKHFVKNNDDRCYNQKVRVERGDKVKKGDILIEGASIAGGEIALGKNLLVAFMPWGGYNMEDAIIMSRRLVEDDRLTSINIKDYTVEVRETKLGPEIVTRDIPNVSEESLRHLDENGIVQIGSEVKAGDVLVGKITPKGEQELSSEERLLRAIFGEKAKDVRDTSQRMNNAGGGKVVGVKIFSRENGHELKAGVLMQIQIFVAQLRKIGVGDKMAGRFGNKGVVAKVLPVEDMPFLEDGTPVDVVLNPLGVPSRMNLGQIFETHLGMAARALGYRVATPSFNGVPSEKISDELEKAGLARDGKSQLFDGRTGEPFEERTTVGVMHMIKLHHMVSDKIHARSTGPYTMVTQQPLGGKAQNGGQRFGEMEVWALEAYGAAATLQEMLTIKSDDVYGRAKAYESIIKDEPIVGPKLPESFNVLVKELQGLGLRVDLVDDEATVDAEHVIASSGPEDKTVAADNEEEETYLDESDDIGEIDDGMSVQDIDEVEEIKEDA
- a CDS encoding HIT family protein, with translation MAGSMFRSRTKEKEYIDHRKKHKSDGCDFCQLVKHHTDQVVGETAHCLIIKNRFGYNFWDGCGVDDHLMVIPKRHVDSLANLSDEEKIDYMNQIARFESSGYSIYARAQGSKTRSMAHQHTHFIKVDGKAKKMMLYLKKPHIVITR
- a CDS encoding dCTP deaminase — its product is MSVYSNKDILAAIEDGTIVCTPFNPKNVSEASLDFTLGFNFYKQEYDDISRVYNPFDESDVNRYFKGPLKAIPHAEWCERHGFREFKNIPPDHPIIVLKPGERILAHTHEFVGIRTHGGAAEVKSRSSWGRNGVAVCFDAGWVDPGYINRITLEIYNLNKHESVVLPVGERIGQLIFHHTGQVDGGYASGRGGMSGKYQHTDDLDELIKTWRPEMMLPRAFKDRRHKPMEIAGLGEGIL